In the Solanum pennellii chromosome 5, SPENNV200 genome, one interval contains:
- the LOC107019084 gene encoding protein MIZU-KUSSEI 1 produces MRTIMSKNQHESFSFSRRYFNFKKKVEDEEYDDEVYLNNFHSSSLRGSEEEYFGMHSLSGTANASTVSKKLSRSTVSKLRSALTFGKSRTQIGLGTKVIGTLFGYRRGHVHFAFQEDPKLGPAFFVEMATPTSHLVREMASGLVRIALESDKRTGKKGVKLLEEPNWRTYCNGRKCGYAMKRECGPDEWKILNSIGPVSMGAGVLPSDGDGIGLEGELMYMRAKFERVVGSKDSEAFYMMNPDGHGGPELSLYLLRV; encoded by the coding sequence ATGAGAACAATAATGTCTAAGAACCAACATGAGTCCTTCTCATTTTCAAGAAGGTActtcaatttcaagaaaaaagttGAAGATGAAGAGTATGATGATGAAGTTTACTTGAACAATTTCCACTCTTCCTCGCTTAGAGGTAGCGAGGAAGAGTATTTTGGGATGCATTCGCTGTCTGGTACAGCGAATGCATCCACAGTAAGCAAGAAACTGTCGCGTTCAACAGTTTCTAAGCTTCGTTCGGCTCTTACTTTTGGTAAGAGCCGAACACAAATAGGGCTTGGTACTAAAGTTATTGGTACTTTATTTGGTTATAGAAGAGGACATGTTCATTTTGCATTTCAAGAAGATCCAAAGTTAGGCCCAGCATTCTTTGTAGAAATGGCCACTCCTACAAGTCATTTAGTTAGAGAAATGGCTTCAGGATTGGTTAGAATTGCATTAGAATCAGATAAGAGGACAGGTAAAAAAGGGGTAAAATTGCTAGAAGAGCCAAATTGGAGGACATATTGTAATGGTAGAAAATGTGGCTATGCAATGAAAAGAGAATGTGGGCCTGATGAATGGAAGATTTTGAACTCAATTGGGCCTGTTTCAATGGGTGCTGGAGTTTTACCAAGTGATGGTGATGGAATTGGGTTAGAAGGTGAATTAATGTACATGAGGGCTAAATTTGAAAGAGTTGTTGGATCAAAAGATTCTGAGGCCTTCTACATGATGAATCCTGATGGTCATGGTGGTCCTGAACTTAGCCTTTACTTGCTTAGGGTTTAA
- the LOC107018691 gene encoding nudix hydrolase 1, whose protein sequence is MENGAQQTPGTSKPPSPPIPKVGVAVFLLKGSKVLLGKRLSAVGHSTFALPGGHLEFGESFEECATREVKEETGLIIDETEFLTVTNNVISEKVHIVCVFIRAVPADVNQKPETLEPDKCAGWDWYEWNNLPKPLFGPLEEMVQSGFNPFPTT, encoded by the exons ATGGAAAACGGCGCTCAGCAAACACCGGGCACCTCAAAGCCACCGTCACCTCCGATACCTAAAGTCGGGGTAGCGGTGTTCCTTTTAAAAGGAAGTAAAGTTCTGTTGGGGAAACGCCTCTCCGCCGTCGGCCATAGCACCTTTGCACTTCCCGGCGGCCACCTGGAGTTCG GGGAAAGTTTTGAAGAGTGCGCAACGAGGGAGGTGAAGGAGGAAACAGGATTGATAATTGATGAAACCGAGTTTCTAACAGTGACTAACAATGTCATCTCAGAGAAAGTGCATATCGTTTGCGTATTCATCAGAGCAGTCCCTGCTGATGTTAACCAGAAGCCTGAAACACTTGAACCTGATAAATGTGCTGGTTGGGATTGGTATGAATGGAACAATCTCCCTAAACCACTCTTTGGTCCTTTAGAAGAGATGGTCCAAAGTGGTTTCAATCCTTTTCCAACTACTTGA
- the LOC107019012 gene encoding uncharacterized protein LOC107019012 isoform X1 encodes MIHKTFSFLFIAIFFLIFCLSSTSSTRLLQARKAIMADDDNGDYNQDNNNNNNNYNDASSPAIPPEYVGIPMRPHSSKPDHSATDQHPPPAVIHPPPATPTSCSGMDRQKLENCIRRQVNRDLCKNYNIC; translated from the exons ATGATTCACAAAACATTCTCTTTTTTATTCATagccatttttttcttaattttttgtttatcctCAACATCCTCTACAAGATTATTACAAG CACGTAAGGCTATTATGGCTGATGATGATAATGGTGATTATAATcaggataataataataataataataattataatgatgctaGCTCACCAGCAATTCCACCAG AGTATGTTGGAATTCCAATGCGACCTCATTCCTCTAAACCAGATCATTCAGCAACTGATCAACACCCACCACCTGCTGTTATACACCCACCCCCTG CAACCCCAACGTCATGCAGTGGAATGGATcgacaaaaattagaaaattgcATACGTCGTCAAGTAAACAGGGATCTCTGCAAGAATTATAACatatgttaa
- the LOC107019012 gene encoding WAS protein family homolog DDB_G0292878-like isoform X2 produces MADDDNGDYNQDNNNNNNNYNDASSPAIPPEYVGIPMRPHSSKPDHSATDQHPPPAVIHPPPATPTSCSGMDRQKLENCIRRQVNRDLCKNYNIC; encoded by the exons ATGGCTGATGATGATAATGGTGATTATAATcaggataataataataataataataattataatgatgctaGCTCACCAGCAATTCCACCAG AGTATGTTGGAATTCCAATGCGACCTCATTCCTCTAAACCAGATCATTCAGCAACTGATCAACACCCACCACCTGCTGTTATACACCCACCCCCTG CAACCCCAACGTCATGCAGTGGAATGGATcgacaaaaattagaaaattgcATACGTCGTCAAGTAAACAGGGATCTCTGCAAGAATTATAACatatgttaa